Sequence from the Cucumis sativus cultivar 9930 chromosome 1, Cucumber_9930_V3, whole genome shotgun sequence genome:
GGATTTATTCGCGAGGTCAAATATCCAACGTGGATAGCAAACATTGTccctgttagaaaaaaaaatggacaacttTGCGTTTGGGTAGACTTTCGCGATCTGAATAATGCATGCCCTAACGATGATTTTCCCTTGCCCATCACCGAAATCATGGTTGATGCAACTACTGGACACGAGACGTTGTCATTTATGGATGGGTCGTCtggatataatcaaatacgGATGGCCCTCTcagatgaagaaatgacagCTTTCAGAACTCCAAAGGGAATATACTGTTACAAGGTGATGccctttggattgaaaaatgtcGGTGCTACTTATCAACGTGCCATGCAGaaagtgtttgatgatatgttgCACAAGtatgttgaatgttatgttgATGATCTTGTAGTCAAAACAAAGAGACGACAAGACCATTTGAAGGATCTAAAAGTCGTGTTTGACCGCTTGCGAAAATATCAGCTAAGGATGAACCCTCTCAAGTGTGCGTTTGGTGTAACTTCAGGAAAATTTCTTGGCTTCATTGTAAGGCATCGAGGGATCGAAATAGACCAGTCCAAGATTGATGCCATTCAGAAGATgtcaagacctaaaagtttgcATGACCTAAGAAGTCTCCAAGGACGATTGGCTTACATCCGAAGGTTCATCTCTAACTTGGCCGGTCGGtgtcaaccttttcaaaaagttgatgagaaaaggagaaaattttgtgtgggATGAAGCTTGTCAGAAACTTTTGAtagcataaagaaatacttgcTTACTCCCCCAGTGCTGGGAGCTCCAATACCTGACAAACCACTAATATTGTCACTAATATTGTACATTGCTGCACAAGAAAGGGTCGTAGGAGCATTACTGGCACAAGAAGAGGTAAAGGGAAAGGAGCGTTCTCTCTACTATCTAAGCAGAACATTAATTGGGGCTGAAGTTAACTATTCTCCCATCGAGAAGATGTGTCTTGCACTTTTCTTTGCCATTGATAAGTTGAGGCATTACATGCAGGCCTTCACGGTTCATCTAGTGGCAAAAGCAGACCCTATAAAGTATGTTCTATCCAGGCCAATCATCTCTGGACGCTTAGCCAAATGGGCGGTTCTACTCCAACAATATGACATTGTCTATATTCCCCAAAAGGCGATAAAAGGACAAGCGCTAGCAGACTTTTTAGCAGACCACCCAATTCCTTCGGATTGGAAGTTATGTGATGACCTACCAGACGATGAGGTTTTCTTCACAGAAGTTATGGAACCTTGGACTATGTACTTCGATGGTGCAGCTCGAAGAAGTGGTGCGGGGGCAGGCATTGTCCTCATTTCTTCCTGAGAAGCATATGTTGCCTTATAGCTTTGCACTTTCCGAATTGTGTTCAAACAATGTGGCTGAATATCAGGCTTTGATAATTGGCCTTCaaatagcattagaaatcGGAGTGTCATTCATAGAGGTCTATggtgattcaaaattgataatcaatcaACTCTCGCTTCAATATGACGTGAAACATGAAGACTTGAAGCCATATTTTGCTTATGCTCGACAATTGatggaaaagtttgataatgtgatgttagaacatgtccctagagtagaaaataagagagcgGATGCATTGGCAAATTTAGCCACGACCTTGACCATGCCAGATGATGTAACTCTGAACATACCACTTTGTCAACGATGGATTATACCCCCAGTTAGGCCCGAATGTCAGGAAGTGAACATGGCAACAtcctatttgattgatgaagaagattgagCAAATTCACGGAGCGGATCTCGGTTGCAAGGTCCTAGAGGAAGGTGCAAAAAAAGATCGTGGGAGCAAAGTGGTTGAAGCGGAGGAGATCTAGGAGAGTCTAAATCTCAAAGCAAGTCAAGTGGAGTTTAAGAGTTGTCAATGTGGTCGTATGGATCTTAGTTGCAAATGGTGGTCGACAATGTCTAGCTGCTAGGTCAAGACTTTGCTTTGATACCatgtgaaaaatatttttattgattgaatAATACTGAATGATTTAGGTGAGAATAATGAGAAGATAAATTCACAAACCTATACAAGTAAATAAGAGAAGTGAGAAGTGATGTAATTACTCCTTACATTTATACAAGCAACAAATGATTAAGAGCCCTCATATTCTTCTGAATGATcctaacaaattttgttaaagtCGCCCTCTACAAGCCAAGGAACATCAACCACGTAAATCATAAATCCCAAGTAAAATGCCAAATCTTCCTACTCCATTTAACACTTGCATCAATATGATTCTGGGGAAGAAGACAAAAAGATATCAACTAATACTTTCTTTTGCCATAAAAGACACAACCCTCTCCCTTACCACCTTCCCTCCTAACCCTCAAGCAACCATCAAAATTACACCAAATTTTCACCCTATTTCTCAACTCTTCTTTACACTTCGTTTCtgataaagaaagaagcaaaGGAGTTTTATCACCATTTTATAACACTGGcacatttttttagatatcaatagaaagagatgaatcgatataaaaaaaaattcaaatcacaaaaaagaataaataaataaataaacattaaattttgattttgattttagtggGTGAAAACGTTGGTTTGATATTTGCAAGAgtatttcttaatattttttctaagcTGAGTGGTATTTTTGAAGCTTTtttcatggttttttttttttgaacaaaagtTTAACAATTTTCCTCCAAAATTATCGATAAgagtaattttttaatcattttcgAAAATtgaataacattttttaaatttttatgccgtttttataatttcacctctaaaatattgtaattagttagtgttttttttaaaatgattgttCTTAGAAAAAtcctttaaatttgtatcCTCTAATACAAATATCTCACTCAATTACCTTAGCGTAATCGGAAATAaacataacaataataaaataaaatctaacatcaatcaaatataacaaaagtgaGGATAAGATttagggaaaaataaataaatccaaCTAACAAAGTGGATATTTCTCCCAAACTCAGTATTTAAATAACATCGTAAAGGGAttcatatcataattattcAATCACCCACAAAACAAAATCCTAACTTCTTCCATGGACACAATGACTTGGGGAGAGGGGCTTCCAACGGATATTGCTATCTCAATCTTCTCTAAACTCATTATCTCCAATTTGAGAGTATGCAGACTTGTTTGTAAAACTTGGAATGCTATGGTTTTAGATTATGCTCACTCTTATAAACTCAACAATGATTTCCTTCTCTCTGTCTCTGATGTAGTCCCCAATCCTAGAAGTAGTTGGCTATGCAATGCTAGGATGTATTGTTTCCGTTCTGATCCTACCAAACGCTTGGATGtatatttggatttttttgaATTGGAAGGAAGTAAATCTGCCTTTTCGGTACCCTTCGACGACGGGGACTGGTCCAGGGTCACAATGATGTGTTACTGCAATGGCCTACTGTTTGTTTGCAAAAGCAAACTTAACACAGTGTGTCATGGCATATTTAATCCCACCACTAATGAGTTTCACCATGttcctaaaatattttgtgatatttaCCACTTTGGTTTAGGTTACATTCCTTCAACAAAggaatacaaattatttaggGCTACTCGTTCAGATTTGATTATGTGTAGGACACAACAAGAATCTATCAGACAACGACCTATTACCATAATAGATGTTTTTGACTTTGGTAGAAACAAATGGAGGCAACTTCATTCCCTACCTTATCTCATTGACGATGGTGGTATTTACATGGATGGAGTCGTCTATTTTGTgggaaaagtaaaaaataaaccaaatgaCTATGCCATCTATGCTCTCGATGTTGAAactgaaaaaattgaattgagtGCTGTCTTGAAAGCTGGACGTGGCCCAAGCTCTTCCCGCTCGCGAATACTACAATCTAATGGCATTGTTTATGCCATTATTTACGTCAACCtaccaacaacaacaactcATTCCCAAGTGATGCAAGGCGTTCAAGTGTGGAGgatgcaaaagaaaaactcatgGATCAGAGAATTTGAGATcagaaaatttgttatgaatggCATGCCAGGCTCAATTATCCTTATCAAAGCGGAAGAGGTTTTGTGTAAGTTTGGTGGATCCAGTTTTTGCTGGTATAATGCTTCCACAAGGACGAAGAAGATGATTAGGAAGACTAAAAGTAAGTGCTTAGTGGGCATTTGTCAAATAGAAACCTTGAACTTTGGCTTACTTCGAAACATTTTAGCTGGTGATGGGAAGGAGAACCGTTATAATTCTAATTAGAAGCAAAAGGAGAACGATGAAAAGCAGAAGGCAGGTTAGGTTGAAGATTATGGTTcgcttttgttttttcacaCACCATGTAATCAAcagttagttttttttccgCATGCACCATGTAATCAGAACGCCAAATTTGATTGGAATTAGAACATATAATTGTAGGATGtgtttctaaatataaataggttatgatcaaaattgtaattagtagaatgtgtttttaaatttgaattaaaattatgtttaagaTTGGCTTCATATTGGTTTTTGTATGTATTATGAATTTAtctaatgttaattttttttaataagtttttgaaaatgcaatattttaataaatctttcggttaaattttaatttagattaaaaaacataGCAGCAAAAGGCCTTATACATGAAGGGAAGTGAGTCGTCACATCAGTTGTTAAGAAACGTGAATCTTTTTGGTTTTCCTTATGGTTTTTACTACTAAAAAACTTTTTATCAGATTGCAACCCCATATACTCAAAATTCAATTGaatttaactcaaaatttgGTACATTAAACATTGTCGGTTTAGTAGGATTGGCCATTGGCATGTTATTGAGTATCACACGCCTCAATCAATCCACCAAATCAGTAGTGGGGTTGATGCGTGAGATCCacattttctcaatttaagTGTTTGAAAAAATGCCAAGCTCACCCAGTGGGGTCAATAGGAAtgagattttgaaataatggTCGTGGCTGTTGATTATTCATCAATTTGGTGGCCAGAAACTCCATCTAATCAAGTAattgctttgttttttctcccCCCCTCGCTTTGGATTCTTTTGAACCTGATGGAGAAATTTTGATGCTACTATGAGGTTTGTACTGATGTTGTATTTACATTGAGtgtttttcaagttttacTGTTAACAGATAGAATTAAGTTTAGAGGAAAGAACTTACTCAAATTGGTATAATGGGTTGAGGGAGGAACACATGCAAAAAGATGTTTCCTACATACAGCCAAAAGTATATACAAGCTAGATTTGAGCTTCAACAATGGTCCCAAGCGTGATGAATGGTTTTCATTTCCATAAAGTTCACGGCAAGTTGAAGTTCTCCTAAAGCAcgccccccccccccccccccccaactACCATATTCTCCAACACAATTGTTCTGGTGAAATAATAGTTGAAAACAATTATTGAAAAGGACTAGTACATTGGATATCATCAGCAGACTTTCATGCCTTCAACCCTTTTTTATGATACCTAAAGTCTCGAGGATGGAAAAAggagataaaagaaatttatgacTTTAGTGATATTAGTTAGTTTACTAAGGTTAGTAGTTACACCCCAACATGCTGTTCTAAAAACTGAACTCTCATTGTACTAAAACTGTGATGAAATTCCCATTTTTCAGTTCCTTCGACTAACTCATGTATTTGACATAAAATTCTGATGTTGCACAATGAAtattaggaaagaaaaaaaatacatggaACATTTTGAAGCATATCTTTCCAGGATGACTGTACTGTACGCTTCCCTTAGCAGCATCAAAGAAGGGAGTTCAAAAGAACCAAAGTAGAACCCcaaatgcttttctttttgatcTATTGAATTCTTCTAAGCTGATGGTTCGATGTCCTTGAGAAGTCCAACTATCTGCTGCATGCTTGGTCGTTTCGATGGAAGGTCGGCTGTGCATAGATAAGCAATCTTAAGGGCCTCCTCCATTTGATCATCTGGTCCTGTACCTCGAATTTTTGGATCAATAGCTCTTAATCCTTGATTCTTTCTCACAAGTCCTCTTACCCAACTCACCAAGTCGGCTTCTTTTCCCTCTGGATAGTCATCACCAATTGGCTTCTTACCAGTAACTAGTTCAAACAGGACAACACCAAAGCAGTATACATCAGTTTTGGGTGTTACAGGGTCATTCTCAGGCTGCAAAAACTCTGGTGGCGCGTAACCAGGTGAACCACGCGAAATCTCTTCACTTAGACCATTGCCAAAAACCTTTGCCAATCCAAAATCTGACAATCTGGGCTCTAAGTTATAATCCAGGAAAACGCTACTGGCTTTAACATCTCTATGAATGATCGGAGGTGAGCACCCATGATGAAGAAATGCAAGTGCTCGAGCAGTACCCAATGCAATTTT
This genomic interval carries:
- the LOC116404106 gene encoding F-box protein At3g07870-like, whose amino-acid sequence is MTWGEGLPTDIAISIFSKLIISNLRVCRLVCKTWNAMVLDYAHSYKLNNDFLLSVSDVVPNPRSSWLCNARMYCFRSDPTKRLDVYLDFFELEGSKSAFSVPFDDGDWSRVTMMCYCNGLLFVCKSKLNTVCHGIFNPTTNEFHHVPKIFCDIYHFGLGYIPSTKEYKLFRATRSDLIMCRTQQESIRQRPITIIDVFDFGRNKWRQLHSLPYLIDDGGIYMDGVVYFVGKVKNKPNDYAIYALDVETEKIELSAVLKAGRGPSSSRSRILQSNGIVYAIIYVNLPTTTTHSQVMQGVQVWRMQKKNSWIREFEIRKFVMNGMPGSIILIKAEEVLCKFGGSSFCWYNASTRTKKMIRKTKSKCLVGICQIETLNFGLLRNILAGDGKENRYNSN